The nucleotide sequence TTTATGAGTCAAGAGACAGAGCCCTCCCATGCCGTCCTGCCAGAAGCAATCGACCGGGAGCGGGCAATGTGACGGGCATTTCACCGCCTCCTCTATCTTTTCCATTCTCACCGCCATGCCCGCCTCCTCTTCCCCCGTCGAAGTCATCGTCTCCCGCCAACTCGAAGCCTATAACCGGCAAGACGTGGACGCGTTTGTCGCCTGCTTCTCTCCCGATGTGGAGATCGTCCGTGACGGCTCCCCCGACGTGCAGCATGGCCGCGAGACCATGCGTCAAAACTACGCGGCCATGTTTGCCCGGTTCCCGCAGAACCAAGCGACAGTCACCCAGCGGATGGTCGTCGGGCAGCACGCGGTGGACGAGGAATTGGTCGAGGGTCGCGATGGTCCGCCCTTTCGCACCATCGCGGTCTACACCATCACGGCGGGCCTCATCTCCCACGTCCGCTTTCTCAGCT is from Synoicihabitans lomoniglobus and encodes:
- a CDS encoding nuclear transport factor 2 family protein, coding for MPASSSPVEVIVSRQLEAYNRQDVDAFVACFSPDVEIVRDGSPDVQHGRETMRQNYAAMFARFPQNQATVTQRMVVGQHAVDEELVEGRDGPPFRTIAVYTITAGLISHVRFLSCENT